A window from Cellvibrio zantedeschiae encodes these proteins:
- a CDS encoding DUF2986 domain-containing protein: MNRKKKMNDAYNKKLKKRNDKLRIINKPKYISKADREKIALEEQQTQD, from the coding sequence ATGAACCGTAAGAAAAAAATGAACGACGCCTACAATAAAAAGCTGAAAAAACGTAACGATAAATTACGCATCATTAATAAACCCAAGTACATTTCAAAAGCTGACCGTGAAAAAATTGCTTTAGAAGAACAGCA
- the rnr gene encoding ribonuclease R has product MTKRKTPHQDAFAAREAEKYENPIPSREYILDLLDSAAEPITHPQMCEILNLTDEDQVEALRRRLIAMARDGQLISNRKDAYLRLDKIDVIRGRVQGHKDGYGFVIPANGGEDIYLHNRQMRRVFDGDEVLVRMSGEQYRGKEEGAIVEVLSRNTTQLAGRFFNEDGVQFVRPENARITQDIMIPFGAYGGAAHGQIVVAEITQQPDKNRLPMGRVIQVLGDHMAPGMEIELAIQAHGIPHVWPQDVVAEAAVLPAEVAEADKLNRIDVRHLPFVTIDGEDARDFDDAVLCERRRGGWRLYVAIADVSHYVKVNNALDMEARSRGNSVYFPDYVVPMLPEALSNGLCSLNPHVDRLCMVCEMTITDAGKITGYEFYEGVMHSHARLTYTKVGKILTESDDEAAALREEYKHVLPQLELLHNLYKCLRVARDERGAIDFDTVETRIQFNEDRKIERIVPVKRNDAHKLIEECMLCANVCSAKFLEKHNFVGLYRVHEGPTEQKLTNLREFLSELGLGLAGGAEPTSGDYQQLMQQIQGRSDSNMIQTVMLRSLRQAMYQVENRGHFGLGYDAYTHFTSPIRRYPDLLVHRAIRSVVRSELPTTHVRRAEGAKPIPIRQIYPYDANDMVVFGEQCSLTERRADEATRDVVSWLKCEYLRDQVGAVFAGHVSAVTGFGLFVELKDLYVDGLVHITALPHDYYRFEAAQHRLVGDRTRRVFGLGDELVVRVVRVDLENRKIDFELESDNAIRRPKKSIVPIVVKKAEKKKARTTESTKAASGKSSGKKSAASAQSSKAGKTAKANKKSAGKSPSTKTPSGKSLVTKKAATKKPTAKTPAQTKAEKISAAKKSAELIAPVAKSAAAKKVESKSAGGETVAAKSLTTKAKKSSEATNGEQTQKTSRKKAASTVQQPASSKASSFVAKTKAIVKKALGKSDD; this is encoded by the coding sequence TTGACCAAACGTAAAACCCCGCATCAGGACGCTTTTGCTGCTCGCGAAGCCGAAAAATACGAAAATCCCATTCCCAGCCGCGAGTATATTTTGGACCTGCTTGATAGCGCCGCCGAGCCTATCACTCACCCGCAAATGTGCGAAATTCTCAATCTTACTGATGAAGACCAGGTAGAAGCTTTGCGCCGTCGTCTAATCGCCATGGCGCGCGATGGCCAGCTCATCAGCAACCGCAAAGACGCTTACCTTCGCCTCGATAAAATTGACGTCATTCGCGGCCGTGTGCAGGGCCATAAAGATGGTTACGGATTTGTTATTCCGGCTAATGGTGGTGAAGATATTTATTTGCACAATCGTCAAATGCGCCGTGTGTTCGATGGCGACGAAGTTTTGGTGCGCATGTCTGGTGAGCAATATCGCGGTAAGGAAGAAGGCGCAATTGTCGAAGTTCTTTCACGCAACACCACGCAGTTAGCCGGACGTTTTTTTAACGAGGATGGCGTGCAATTTGTGCGCCCGGAAAATGCGCGTATCACGCAAGATATTATGATTCCATTTGGCGCTTACGGTGGAGCTGCCCACGGCCAAATTGTGGTTGCAGAAATTACACAGCAGCCGGATAAAAACCGTTTGCCTATGGGACGTGTTATCCAGGTGCTTGGCGATCATATGGCGCCAGGAATGGAAATTGAATTGGCAATTCAGGCGCACGGTATTCCCCATGTGTGGCCGCAAGATGTTGTTGCGGAGGCTGCTGTTTTACCCGCAGAAGTTGCGGAGGCCGATAAATTAAATCGCATTGATGTTCGTCATTTGCCTTTTGTAACTATCGATGGTGAAGACGCGCGCGATTTTGACGATGCGGTTCTGTGTGAGCGTCGTCGTGGAGGTTGGCGTTTATATGTTGCGATTGCAGATGTATCGCACTATGTGAAAGTGAATAACGCGCTGGATATGGAAGCGCGTAGTCGCGGCAACTCTGTGTATTTCCCTGATTATGTTGTGCCCATGCTGCCGGAAGCTTTATCAAACGGTTTATGTTCGTTGAACCCGCATGTAGATCGTTTGTGTATGGTCTGCGAAATGACCATTACCGACGCAGGCAAAATTACCGGCTACGAATTTTACGAAGGTGTAATGCATTCGCATGCGCGTTTAACTTACACCAAAGTTGGAAAAATTCTCACCGAGTCGGATGATGAAGCTGCAGCTTTGCGCGAAGAATACAAGCATGTTTTGCCGCAGTTGGAATTGTTGCACAACCTGTACAAATGCTTGCGTGTTGCGCGCGACGAACGCGGTGCAATTGATTTTGATACGGTTGAAACGCGAATTCAATTTAACGAAGATCGAAAAATTGAACGTATAGTTCCGGTTAAACGCAACGATGCACATAAACTCATTGAAGAATGTATGTTGTGTGCCAACGTATGTTCAGCAAAATTTTTAGAGAAACACAATTTTGTTGGTTTGTATCGCGTTCATGAAGGGCCAACTGAGCAAAAGCTTACTAATCTGCGTGAATTCCTCTCGGAACTTGGTTTAGGTTTAGCTGGCGGTGCAGAGCCAACCTCAGGCGATTACCAGCAACTCATGCAACAAATCCAGGGTCGTAGCGATTCCAATATGATTCAAACCGTTATGCTGCGCAGTTTGCGTCAGGCGATGTATCAGGTTGAAAATCGCGGTCACTTTGGTTTGGGTTACGATGCCTATACGCACTTCACATCCCCGATTCGTCGCTATCCGGATTTGCTCGTACATCGTGCTATTCGCTCAGTGGTCCGCAGTGAATTACCGACGACACATGTGCGTCGTGCTGAGGGTGCAAAACCAATTCCTATTCGTCAAATATATCCTTATGACGCTAATGATATGGTGGTTTTTGGTGAGCAATGTTCACTTACTGAACGTCGTGCAGATGAAGCTACCCGCGACGTAGTCAGTTGGCTTAAATGCGAATATTTGCGCGATCAAGTTGGCGCTGTGTTTGCTGGTCACGTAAGTGCAGTTACCGGTTTTGGTTTATTTGTTGAATTAAAAGATTTGTATGTGGATGGCTTGGTGCACATCACAGCATTGCCCCACGACTACTATCGTTTTGAAGCGGCACAACATCGTTTGGTGGGTGATCGTACTCGTCGTGTATTCGGTTTGGGCGATGAGCTTGTAGTGCGTGTTGTTCGTGTGGATTTGGAAAACCGTAAAATCGATTTTGAATTGGAATCAGATAATGCGATTCGCCGCCCCAAAAAATCTATAGTTCCGATTGTTGTAAAAAAAGCTGAAAAGAAAAAGGCGCGTACGACTGAAAGCACAAAAGCTGCCAGTGGTAAATCATCCGGTAAAAAATCAGCAGCTTCAGCCCAATCATCAAAAGCTGGCAAAACTGCCAAGGCGAATAAAAAGTCTGCTGGAAAAAGCCCTTCAACTAAAACGCCGTCTGGCAAATCATTAGTCACAAAAAAAGCAGCGACAAAAAAGCCGACAGCAAAAACACCTGCACAAACCAAAGCTGAAAAAATTTCAGCAGCAAAGAAATCTGCTGAGTTAATTGCTCCGGTTGCAAAATCAGCTGCGGCAAAAAAGGTTGAAAGCAAGTCGGCAGGTGGCGAAACAGTGGCTGCAAAGTCGTTAACGACGAAAGCAAAAAAATCCAGCGAGGCTACTAATGGCGAGCAAACTCAAAAAACTTCGCGCAAGAAGGCGGCATCAACAGTCCAGCAACCTGCGTCCTCAAAAGCTTCGTCATTCGTTGCTAAGACGAAAGCTATTGTTAAAAAAGCGCTGGGTAAATCTGACGACTAG
- the rlmB gene encoding 23S rRNA (guanosine(2251)-2'-O)-methyltransferase RlmB, whose translation MKNEHIFGLHSVQALLKSAPQRVLEVFMVQGRNDQRLTKILNLAQSNDISCKIVERKKLDELVGDENHQGVVAICTPGEVHDEKFLFELIDNLNEPAFVLILDGVTDPHNLGACMRTAEAAGVHVVVVPKDKSVGLTPVARKVACGAAEVLPLVPVTNLARTLKKLQEKGIWLFGAAGEADGSVYQANLTGNIGVLMGAEGDGLRRLTQETCDHLINIPMAGTVSSLNVSVATGVVLFEAVRQRSK comes from the coding sequence TTGAAAAACGAACATATTTTTGGCCTGCATTCTGTGCAAGCCTTATTAAAAAGTGCACCCCAGCGGGTACTTGAAGTATTTATGGTACAAGGTCGTAACGACCAACGCCTGACAAAAATTTTAAATCTTGCACAAAGCAACGATATCAGCTGCAAAATTGTTGAGCGTAAAAAACTGGATGAATTAGTAGGCGATGAAAATCATCAGGGCGTGGTAGCTATATGCACGCCCGGTGAAGTCCATGATGAAAAATTCCTGTTCGAACTTATCGATAATTTAAACGAGCCCGCGTTTGTATTGATTTTAGATGGCGTGACAGATCCGCATAATCTCGGTGCTTGTATGCGTACTGCTGAAGCAGCAGGTGTGCATGTAGTTGTTGTCCCCAAAGACAAATCGGTAGGTTTAACACCCGTTGCACGTAAAGTCGCTTGCGGTGCTGCAGAGGTATTGCCGCTCGTGCCCGTTACCAATCTTGCGCGTACATTAAAAAAATTGCAGGAAAAAGGTATCTGGTTATTTGGCGCCGCCGGTGAAGCAGATGGCTCGGTTTACCAGGCAAATTTAACCGGCAACATAGGCGTACTCATGGGGGCAGAAGGCGATGGCTTGCGTCGTTTAACGCAAGAAACCTGTGATCACCTGATTAATATTCCTATGGCGGGAACCGTAAGTAGCTTGAACGTTTCTGTTGCTACAGGTGTGGTGCTGTTTGAGGCTGTACGTCAACGCAGCAAGTAA
- a CDS encoding DUF2141 domain-containing protein translates to MNKPKLFIASASLMALLVSTNLSAAELIVEVENIQDIKGTLYFSLYKDEKGFNANENFVARQRVSVDKKTVQVNFGDVPAGEYAVKAYQDVNDNGKMDFNGAMPAEPYGTSSKSKEIAPPSFTSAKFTLDKNQKVQVNLLK, encoded by the coding sequence ATGAACAAACCTAAACTGTTTATTGCTAGCGCCTCACTTATGGCTTTACTTGTCAGCACTAACCTTTCTGCTGCCGAACTGATAGTAGAGGTAGAAAATATTCAAGATATAAAAGGCACGCTGTATTTTTCGCTCTACAAGGACGAAAAAGGTTTTAACGCAAATGAAAATTTTGTCGCACGCCAAAGAGTGAGCGTAGATAAAAAAACCGTACAAGTAAATTTTGGTGATGTTCCCGCAGGCGAATACGCCGTAAAAGCTTATCAGGATGTAAATGACAACGGAAAAATGGATTTCAACGGCGCCATGCCAGCAGAACCTTATGGCACCAGCAGCAAGAGCAAAGAAATAGCACCACCAAGCTTCACAAGCGCTAAATTTACCTTGGATAAAAATCAGAAAGTTCAGGTTAATTTATTAAAGTGA
- a CDS encoding LysR family transcriptional regulator encodes MDNSNRLNFDWSLVQAFLAVVEHGAVARAAEAIGATQPTLSRQIAALEAEIGAALFTRGARGSVLTAAGEALVYPAKQMQQAAHSLQLAASGQSQSLKGTVRITASELTSTFLLPPILASLRHKYPDIQLEIVANNSLDNLLEREADIAIRMTKPEQDTLVARHLGNLKMGGYASKAYLEQKNIPFSPDTMGEFDWIGYDKNPAIIKHTRALGVELTRESFAVRCDNQLVCWQAMLDGMGIGFGFVLLAARHPQLVRVLPENWIGDSPVWLTAPLELRSNPRIRAVYDHLAEHLIALINDQKAQ; translated from the coding sequence TTGGATAACTCGAATCGGTTAAATTTTGATTGGAGCTTGGTGCAGGCGTTTTTGGCCGTGGTTGAGCACGGCGCGGTGGCGCGTGCAGCCGAGGCTATAGGTGCAACCCAGCCAACCCTGAGCCGGCAAATTGCAGCATTGGAGGCAGAGATTGGTGCGGCTTTATTTACGCGCGGTGCGCGCGGCAGTGTGCTGACGGCGGCGGGCGAAGCGCTGGTATACCCTGCAAAACAAATGCAGCAGGCGGCCCATTCGCTACAGCTCGCGGCCTCCGGCCAAAGCCAATCGCTTAAGGGTACGGTGCGGATTACGGCGAGTGAATTGACCAGTACTTTTTTGCTACCACCGATTCTGGCGAGCTTGCGTCATAAGTATCCCGACATTCAACTCGAAATTGTGGCCAATAATTCGCTGGATAATTTGCTGGAGCGTGAGGCTGATATCGCCATTCGCATGACCAAGCCTGAACAAGATACGCTTGTTGCACGTCACCTGGGTAATTTAAAAATGGGCGGTTACGCGAGCAAAGCTTATTTAGAGCAAAAAAATATTCCGTTTTCGCCCGACACTATGGGCGAGTTTGACTGGATTGGTTACGACAAAAACCCGGCCATCATCAAACACACTCGCGCCCTGGGCGTTGAATTGACACGCGAATCTTTCGCTGTGCGCTGCGATAATCAACTTGTTTGTTGGCAGGCGATGCTGGATGGAATGGGGATAGGATTTGGTTTTGTATTATTGGCTGCGCGCCATCCACAACTCGTGCGCGTACTGCCGGAGAATTGGATTGGCGATTCGCCGGTTTGGTTAACCGCTCCGCTGGAGTTACGTAGCAATCCGCGCATACGTGCAGTCTATGATCATTTGGCTGAGCATTTAATTGCGCTAATCAACGACCAAAAAGCTCAATAA
- a CDS encoding DUF3012 domain-containing protein — protein sequence MKNILLAVFACLILNACAPKVGSPEWCEKMEKKSKGDWTANEAKDYAKHCIFK from the coding sequence ATGAAAAATATTCTGTTAGCGGTATTCGCCTGTTTAATTCTTAACGCTTGTGCACCTAAAGTAGGGAGCCCTGAATGGTGTGAAAAAATGGAAAAGAAATCCAAAGGCGATTGGACGGCAAATGAAGCTAAAGATTACGCAAAGCACTGCATTTTTAAATGA
- a CDS encoding helix-turn-helix domain-containing protein, whose amino-acid sequence MKNTFLNLHEVILILTFAETLLLCALFKLMPSKQVQSRNLLSLFFFLVAGTLVATTVTWNSYMQTVEIATWSLVPLVLSCCLLLQGPTLYFYLRSLSEPLDIFQWRNLLHLVPAMVVSVLIIVFRVNVIAWLPWNWPNLAAIDRAVIKFIWAIVRCLPLVYVLACFYAEYRLRQRQKQIYSMIASNELRWAEIVLGGFFIHWLWSFVGYFAGGYLSGDMNDLVGTLNNYFTVVLVNVLFVFGLVNTRQLLHEVAVEVPVKVAELPHLDEKIILIDRAMQEQKLYLESQLNLERFSEQIGLRARDVSTIINAHYGSNFFEFVNAYRIEEAKRLLVADESKEDTILDIIYKSGFNSQSAFHRFFKRIVGMTPSQYRARQRGDQH is encoded by the coding sequence ATGAAAAATACTTTTCTGAATTTGCACGAAGTTATTTTAATTCTCACCTTTGCAGAAACCTTGTTGCTTTGTGCGTTGTTTAAGCTCATGCCCAGCAAGCAGGTTCAGTCGCGCAATTTACTATCACTATTCTTTTTCCTTGTTGCCGGTACGCTTGTTGCCACTACAGTGACGTGGAATAGCTATATGCAGACGGTGGAGATAGCGACCTGGAGTTTAGTTCCCCTGGTTTTATCCTGTTGTTTATTGCTGCAGGGGCCGACTTTATATTTTTATTTGCGCTCCTTATCTGAACCTTTGGATATTTTTCAGTGGCGCAATCTGCTTCACCTTGTTCCAGCAATGGTGGTATCTGTATTAATTATTGTTTTCAGGGTCAATGTTATTGCATGGCTTCCGTGGAATTGGCCAAACCTGGCAGCAATTGATCGCGCTGTCATTAAATTTATTTGGGCGATAGTGCGTTGTTTGCCACTGGTTTACGTGCTTGCGTGTTTTTACGCTGAATACCGTTTGCGCCAACGCCAAAAACAAATCTATTCGATGATTGCCAGCAATGAATTGCGCTGGGCGGAGATTGTACTGGGAGGATTTTTTATTCACTGGTTATGGTCTTTCGTTGGCTATTTTGCCGGTGGCTATCTCAGTGGTGACATGAATGATTTGGTAGGCACGCTCAATAATTATTTCACTGTTGTTTTAGTCAATGTGCTCTTTGTGTTTGGTCTGGTCAACACGCGCCAATTGTTGCACGAGGTGGCGGTAGAGGTGCCCGTTAAGGTTGCTGAACTTCCACACCTGGACGAAAAAATTATTCTTATTGACCGGGCGATGCAAGAACAAAAATTGTATCTGGAGAGCCAGTTAAACCTTGAACGTTTTTCTGAACAAATTGGCCTGCGTGCGCGTGATGTGTCTACGATTATTAACGCCCACTATGGCTCCAATTTTTTTGAATTTGTGAATGCTTATCGTATCGAGGAAGCCAAACGTTTGTTGGTTGCAGATGAAAGTAAAGAAGATACGATTCTGGATATTATTTATAAATCCGGCTTCAACAGTCAGTCGGCATTCCATCGTTTTTTTAAGCGCATTGTAGGTATGACACCTTCACAGTATCGTGCACGCCAGCGTGGTGATCAGCACTAA
- a CDS encoding carbohydrate-binding protein, protein MNRILSQWMRSAGRLSHTKTLISAACGIALAMSANAAVEPITTQGNQVLFGGKPGSVSGMSLFWDIWGFEKYYNGSTVGWLATDWNAKLIRAAIAVEEGGADSVLANPAMHKARVKAVVDAAVANDMYVIIDWHTHHVGGNITSAAISFFTEMAQTYKNTPNVIFEIFNEPWSDVYWDSQIKPYALQVIPAIRNTGAKNLIIVGTRSWSQRVDEAAANRITGYENIAYTLHFYAGTHGQWLRDTAQGALNAGIPLFVTEWGSVNADGNGGVNSGETWAWVDFMKKNNISNANWAVSDKAEGASALTPNTGASGWANNQLTASGALAKDIISHWPQAGGGGGGGSGCAEVALPGTVQAEAYCDMSGVKTETTSDTGGGSNLGYIDTGDWMKYDVDIPTAGTYTVSYRVAAAAAGGVIQLEKAGGTPVYGTVNVPATGGWQTWTTVSHSVQLPAGKQSLGIAAKTGGFNLNWIKVEGSGSSSSGSSSSSGSTPLATIQAESFSQMSGVQTEGTSDVGGGLNVGYIDAGDWLSYATTGVNIPETGTYTVEFRVASATGGGSLSFEEAGGVPSYTTLYLPNTGGWQTWTTVKSTITLTAGVHKFGIKANNGGWNLNWFSITKGVK, encoded by the coding sequence ATGAATAGAATCCTTTCACAGTGGATGCGCTCGGCCGGGCGTTTATCTCACACCAAAACCCTAATCAGTGCAGCTTGCGGTATAGCCTTGGCTATGAGCGCCAACGCCGCAGTTGAACCTATCACGACCCAGGGCAACCAAGTGCTATTTGGCGGTAAGCCGGGAAGTGTTTCCGGGATGAGCCTGTTTTGGGACATTTGGGGCTTTGAAAAATATTACAACGGCAGCACCGTAGGCTGGCTTGCGACAGACTGGAACGCAAAATTAATTCGCGCAGCCATTGCGGTAGAAGAAGGCGGTGCGGATAGCGTTCTGGCCAACCCGGCCATGCACAAAGCTCGTGTTAAAGCCGTGGTTGATGCAGCAGTTGCCAACGATATGTACGTTATTATCGATTGGCACACTCACCATGTGGGCGGAAATATCACCAGTGCCGCTATCAGCTTTTTTACCGAAATGGCACAAACCTACAAAAACACTCCTAACGTAATTTTTGAGATTTTTAACGAGCCCTGGAGCGATGTTTATTGGGATTCGCAAATCAAGCCCTACGCCTTGCAAGTGATTCCAGCCATTCGCAATACGGGTGCAAAAAACCTAATCATTGTAGGCACCCGCTCATGGTCACAGCGCGTGGATGAAGCTGCAGCCAACCGAATTACCGGCTACGAAAACATTGCCTATACCCTTCACTTTTATGCCGGAACCCACGGCCAATGGCTGCGTGATACCGCGCAAGGCGCCTTAAATGCAGGCATTCCGCTATTCGTTACCGAATGGGGCTCTGTAAACGCTGACGGTAACGGCGGCGTGAACAGCGGTGAAACCTGGGCATGGGTGGACTTCATGAAGAAGAACAACATCAGCAATGCCAACTGGGCGGTAAGTGATAAAGCAGAAGGTGCATCTGCACTGACTCCAAACACTGGTGCCTCAGGTTGGGCGAACAATCAGCTCACTGCGTCTGGTGCTTTAGCGAAAGATATTATTTCCCATTGGCCACAAGCAGGTGGCGGTGGTGGTGGTGGATCTGGTTGCGCTGAAGTTGCACTGCCCGGCACTGTCCAGGCGGAAGCCTATTGCGATATGAGCGGCGTTAAAACCGAAACCACCAGCGATACTGGCGGTGGCTCAAACCTGGGTTACATAGATACGGGCGATTGGATGAAGTACGACGTGGACATTCCCACCGCCGGTACTTATACAGTTTCGTACCGTGTGGCTGCTGCCGCAGCGGGTGGCGTGATCCAGCTGGAAAAAGCGGGTGGAACTCCGGTCTATGGTACGGTCAATGTTCCTGCTACCGGTGGTTGGCAAACCTGGACTACTGTTTCCCACTCGGTGCAATTGCCTGCCGGCAAGCAAAGCCTTGGTATCGCAGCTAAAACTGGCGGCTTCAATCTTAACTGGATTAAGGTAGAAGGCTCCGGCTCAAGCTCCAGCGGTTCTTCCAGCTCATCCGGCTCTACACCACTCGCTACCATTCAGGCAGAAAGCTTCTCGCAAATGAGCGGCGTTCAAACTGAAGGCACCAGCGATGTCGGCGGAGGCTTGAACGTGGGCTACATAGATGCAGGCGATTGGCTGTCATACGCAACCACGGGTGTGAATATTCCCGAAACTGGCACTTATACGGTGGAATTCCGCGTGGCGAGCGCAACGGGCGGCGGTTCACTATCCTTTGAAGAAGCTGGCGGCGTACCTTCCTACACGACTTTGTATCTGCCTAACACCGGCGGCTGGCAAACCTGGACCACTGTGAAAAGCACCATCACGCTCACTGCAGGTGTTCATAAGTTTGGTATTAAAGCCAACAACGGTGGTTGGAATCTCAACTGGTTCAGCATTACCAAGGGCGTGAAATAA
- a CDS encoding TetR/AcrR family transcriptional regulator: MKKKTTGHIIAPMSKRELKKDYLLEAGIKVMATRGYNGTSIQDIVDAANVPKGSFYTYFKSKEDFALAAIEMVAEERIQASKRLVGDRKVPPLERLKNFFESSVPGCDSNLNGGCFIGNMCQEMSDSNEAIRIKVRQMMRNKTQMVEDLLEEARLDGSLKSSVSASALAEFLFNAWEGTLMRMKATKCREPLDAFLLTLPSLLGN; encoded by the coding sequence TTGAAAAAAAAGACGACTGGTCATATTATTGCCCCCATGAGCAAACGCGAACTTAAAAAAGATTATTTACTTGAGGCTGGAATCAAGGTCATGGCTACCCGTGGCTATAACGGTACCAGCATTCAAGACATAGTCGACGCTGCCAATGTGCCCAAAGGGTCTTTCTACACTTACTTTAAAAGTAAGGAAGACTTTGCCCTTGCTGCCATTGAAATGGTTGCAGAAGAGCGCATTCAGGCCAGCAAGCGTCTGGTGGGCGACCGCAAGGTTCCGCCGCTTGAACGCTTAAAGAATTTCTTTGAAAGCAGTGTGCCGGGCTGTGATTCCAATCTCAACGGCGGCTGTTTTATTGGCAATATGTGCCAGGAAATGTCGGATTCTAACGAAGCTATTCGGATCAAGGTGCGGCAAATGATGCGCAACAAGACCCAAATGGTGGAGGACTTGTTGGAAGAAGCGAGACTGGATGGGAGCCTGAAAAGCTCTGTTTCCGCAAGCGCGCTCGCTGAATTCTTGTTTAATGCCTGGGAAGGCACCTTGATGCGTATGAAAGCAACCAAGTGTCGCGAACCTCTCGATGCTTTTTTATTGACCCTGCCTAGTCTTTTAGGCAATTAA
- a CDS encoding lipid A deacylase LpxR family protein produces the protein MNGLIDSKEYALAPAGFSVANTQSLPEFGPSVIQPFNSAAPASAQCTHTQTTVFLQNLLYVRALLLQIFAVILLIAVSHFAHADNSDYLVKSPQTEWLQLASLVDDEKRPLITADAKKSKTSWALAFDNDLLAPGHRDRDYTYGTNLTYSGESAAHADISLKTPLAAIDRLLKVDHLGSVNNYSVEVGLYGFTPKELERTTINETDRPYASLVYFSSSHEQIDTANNVAWNTTLTIGLLGLSFVGDLQNAAHQSTESKDARGWNHQISDGGELTGRYVIARQDYLDISSDSLELKSTLQASVGYLTETSWGLSLRAGKIVSPWASFNPDLISYGEKSTYSNNTSSTNEHYFWAGFALKARFYNAFLQGQFRDSDFSYSYSGLRPVIAEAWAGYTYAFRQGYRVSYVLRAQSSEIKHGDGDRNVVWGGLIFAKTI, from the coding sequence ATGAATGGTTTGATCGATTCCAAGGAATATGCACTCGCACCCGCTGGATTTTCAGTTGCAAATACCCAGTCGCTTCCTGAATTTGGCCCGTCTGTTATTCAACCTTTTAACAGTGCAGCGCCCGCTTCGGCTCAATGCACCCACACCCAAACTACGGTGTTCTTGCAAAACTTACTTTACGTTCGTGCTTTGTTGCTGCAAATCTTTGCGGTTATTTTATTGATTGCTGTTAGCCATTTTGCGCATGCAGACAATAGCGATTATTTGGTGAAGAGCCCGCAAACAGAGTGGCTGCAATTGGCTTCTTTGGTGGATGATGAAAAGCGTCCGCTAATCACGGCTGATGCGAAAAAAAGCAAGACCAGTTGGGCGCTAGCCTTTGACAACGACCTGTTGGCACCTGGCCATCGCGATCGCGATTATACCTATGGCACCAACCTGACTTACTCAGGGGAAAGTGCAGCCCATGCGGACATCTCCCTCAAAACTCCACTGGCTGCTATTGATCGGTTGTTAAAGGTTGATCATTTGGGCTCGGTGAATAATTACAGTGTTGAGGTGGGGTTATATGGATTTACGCCAAAAGAACTTGAGCGTACGACCATTAACGAGACTGATCGCCCCTACGCGAGCCTCGTGTATTTTTCCAGCTCCCACGAGCAGATAGACACAGCCAACAATGTGGCCTGGAATACGACCTTAACCATAGGGTTATTAGGGCTTAGCTTTGTGGGCGATTTACAAAATGCAGCTCACCAAAGTACCGAAAGCAAAGATGCGCGCGGCTGGAACCATCAAATCAGCGATGGTGGCGAGCTGACCGGGCGCTATGTGATTGCGCGACAGGATTATCTGGACATCTCGTCAGATTCGCTTGAATTGAAAAGCACGTTGCAAGCGTCAGTTGGCTATTTGACTGAAACCAGTTGGGGGTTAAGTCTTCGCGCGGGAAAAATTGTTAGCCCCTGGGCGAGTTTCAACCCTGATTTAATCAGCTATGGTGAAAAATCGACTTACAGCAATAACACCTCAAGTACCAATGAGCATTATTTCTGGGCGGGTTTTGCCTTAAAAGCGCGGTTCTACAATGCTTTTTTACAAGGACAATTCCGCGATTCAGATTTTTCTTACTCCTATTCTGGTTTGCGCCCTGTTATAGCTGAGGCATGGGCAGGCTACACCTATGCCTTTCGGCAAGGTTATCGCGTGAGCTATGTGTTACGCGCGCAATCCTCGGAAATCAAGCACGGGGATGGTGACCGGAATGTGGTCTGGGGTGGATTAATTTTCGCCAAAACAATTTAG
- a CDS encoding cold-shock protein translates to MSKTTTGTVKWFNEAKGFGFIQQESGADVFAHFSAIAGTGFKTLTEGQKVSFTVTQGQKGPQAENIQAI, encoded by the coding sequence ATGTCTAAGACTACTACTGGCACCGTAAAATGGTTCAACGAAGCTAAAGGTTTCGGTTTCATTCAACAAGAATCTGGTGCAGACGTTTTTGCTCACTTCAGCGCTATTGCGGGTACAGGTTTCAAAACCTTGACTGAAGGCCAGAAAGTTAGCTTCACCGTAACTCAAGGCCAAAAAGGCCCACAAGCTGAAAATATTCAAGCTATCTAA